One segment of Amycolatopsis alba DSM 44262 DNA contains the following:
- a CDS encoding YybH family protein: MATEPNDLGRFFIERGNAGDVDGLVALYEPDAVLAFPPGNLATGHAEIRKVYEEFVAAAPELLPGRQHPALVGEDLALTASTLTTGEVTVEVARRQPDGSWLWVLDQPVFVP; this comes from the coding sequence GTGGCCACTGAGCCGAACGATCTGGGCAGGTTCTTCATCGAGCGCGGCAACGCGGGCGATGTGGACGGACTGGTGGCGTTGTACGAACCGGACGCCGTGCTGGCGTTCCCGCCGGGCAACCTCGCGACGGGGCACGCGGAGATCCGCAAGGTGTACGAGGAGTTCGTCGCGGCCGCGCCGGAACTCCTGCCGGGCAGGCAGCATCCGGCGCTGGTGGGTGAGGACCTGGCGCTCACGGCGTCCACGCTGACCACCGGCGAGGTGACCGTCGAGGTCGCCCGCCGTCAGCCGGACGGGTCCTGGCTCTGGGTGCTGGACCAGCCGGTGTTCGTGCCGTAG